In Neodiprion pinetum isolate iyNeoPine1 chromosome 6, iyNeoPine1.2, whole genome shotgun sequence, one genomic interval encodes:
- the LOC124222456 gene encoding transcription elongation regulator 1 isoform X2: MEVSSEQPAPTMEPAANTEQEATEEPTEETEEYNFDGDDYRPFIPRGRGGFRGRGRGAFDFPMRGGPPRFRGRGFGPRGPMFRGGNNGFPFEGPPRPNCPPGPGGPRFRGPPPFDPSWGPMGPPNLMGPPNMMGPPGMPPPHMMNGPLGAGPYGPPPGMGPPSMNGAQVAGQQTQQQIHQSQTNIPGLDLNGEVWVETKTGDGKSYFYNIRTRETTWTKPEGPNVKVMAQDQLEQLVHGAAKQGTGSTTPTGTIQSQPAETRVTQSGEQVTGSSEAQSQAATSTPSSATTAPASEPTDTSVQPEISQTNASPSAVSALATNGTANMMQPPPNMLPMQHRMPTNQFGGPIPTPFGAAPFGMPPPGFQAFGNYGPPQTNWGMPQMPHGVMTPQTGVEDPAILAQIDPELVALALVWTEHRAPDGRMYYYNTKAGESVWEKPQPMKDFENAKLAIRQKADDIVPAGTQDVPIKLEKQEESSPETKENFKETENNKQKKDEVVPKESAKPQDKSRPISSTPVPGTPWCVVWTGDGRVFFYNPSSRISVWERPEDLVGRADVEKLIATPPDAVATPKNPHQSDSCESSDEEQPTPAKKPKQEEVVKVIPKEEEEKEGKKTIDIGKEAAIEAEVRAARERAIVPLDTRIKSFKDMLAEKDVSAFSTWEKELHKIVFDPRYLLLTSKERKQVFEKYVKERAEEERREKRNKMKERKEQFQKLLEEATLHGKSSFSDFAQKHGKDDRFKNVEKMRERESLFNEYLLEVRKREKEEKTAKREQVKKDFLTMLREHKDIDRHSHWSDCKKKLESDWRYRLVESATAREDWFRDYIRILKEERKKEKERDKDHKHREKDHHKSEKKDKDRKDNDKYKDKSKEKVDKEVTKEKKQRRTELNHEENGKEKLTVEKEAGEVEEPEEKKLKRDNDKEENNIASDSEEDREKQKRERERRAEASLREREREVQRTLATHLRDRDKERQHHRHAEAVQHFSALLADLVRNGDLAWREAKRQLRKDHRWDLAESLEREEKERLFNEHIEQLGRKKRDKFRELLDEVGASTELTTSWRDIKKTLKDDPRYVKFSSSDRKCEKEFKEYIKDKLVAAKADFRELLQETKLITDKTFKKIQENSACLTEIEEILRKDRRFLVLEAAAVERTRLLMGYLEELARRGPPPPPTASEPSRRPTTN, encoded by the exons ATGGAAGTAAGCAGTGAACAACCCGCTCCAACTATGGAGCCTGCCGCTAATACAGAGCAGGAAGCCACCGAAGAACCTACAGAGGAAACAGAGGAGTACAATTTCGATGGTGACGACTACAGGCCTTTTATTCCGCGAGGCCGAGGAGGTTTTAG GGGTCGGGGTCGGGGAGCATTTGACTTTCCAATGAGAGGTGGGCCCCCTAGATTtagaggacgaggatttggcCCTCGTGGGCCAATGTTCAGAGGAGGAAACAATGGGTTCCCATTCGAAGGTCCACCACGTCCCAATTGTCCACCAGGCCCTGGAGGACCACGTTTTCGTGGCCCACCACCATTCGATCCAAGCTGGGGCCCTATGGGACCCCCTAATTTGATGGGGCCTCCCAACATGATGGGACCACCTGGAATG CCCCCTCCACACATGATGAACGGACCTCTTGGTGCTGGCCCGTATGGTCCACCGCCTGGAATGGGACCACCAAGCATGAAT GGAGCACAAGTCGCCGGTCAGCAGACTCAACAGCAGATACATCAATCGCAAACAAACATTCCAGGATTAGACCTTAATGGTGAGGTATGGGTTGAGACGAAAACTGGGGACGGAAagtcatatttttataatataagaaCAAGAGAGACTACCTGGACCAAGCCTGAGGGACCAAATGTTAAAGTTATGGCGCAAGATCAG TTAGAGCAACTGGTACATGGCGCTGCTAAACAAGGTACTGGATCGACAACGCCAACAGGTACAATACAGTCTCAACCGGCTGAAACACGAGTAACACAGTCTGGCGAACAAGTAACTGGCAGCTCAGAAGCTCAGAGTCAAGCTGCTACCTCAACACCTTCTTCTGCAACTACCGCACCAGCCAGTGAACCAACCGACACAAGTGTACAGCCGGAAATAAGTCAGACAAATg CATCACCATCGGCTGTTAGTGCACTGGCGACTAATGGCACAGCAAACATGATGCAACCACCACCAAATATGCTGCCAATGCAACACAGAATGCCCACCAATCAGTTTGGAGGTCCTATACCCACTCCGTTTGGAGCAGCACCTTTTGGCATGCCTCCGCCAGGCTTCCAGGCGTTTGGAAATTATGGACCACCTCAAACAAATTggg GTATGCCACAAATGCCACATGGAGTTATGACTCCTCAGACTGGTGTTGAAGATCCCGCCATATTGGCACAGATAGACCCGGAGTTAGTGGCGTTAGCATTAGTTTGGACTGAACATCGTGCACCTGATGGCCGGATGTACTATTATAATACAAAAGCAGGCGAATCAGTTTGGGAAAAGCCCCAGCCAATGAAAGATTTTGAAA ATGCAAAACTTGCCATACGACAAAAAGCAGATGACATAGTACCTGCTGGAACTCAAGACGTGCCGATCAAACTTGAGAAACAAGAAGAGAGTAGCCCAGAGaccaaagaaaatttcaaggaAACTGAAAATAACAAACAGAAGAAAGATGAAGTTGTTCCCAAAGAATCAGCTAAACCACAAGATAAATCAAGGCCGATTTCTAGCACTCCCGTTCCTGGAACACCATG GTGCGTTGTGTGGACTGGAGACGGTCGCGTATTTTTCTATAATCCCTCTTCCCGAATATCAGTGTGGGAAAGGCCCGAGGATCTAGTTGGACGGGCAGACGTTGAGAAACTGATTGCCACTCCACCAGATGCTGTTGCTACACCCAAAAATCCACACCAATCAGATTCTTGCGAAAGCAGTGACGAGGAACAGCCAACACCAGCTAAAAAACCAAAACAAGAAGAAGTTGTTAAAG TCATCCctaaggaggaggaggaaaaggaaggaaagaaaactATTGACATAGGTAAGGAGGCTGCGATTGAAGCAGAAGTGAGGGCTGCTAGAGAGAGAGCCATTGTTCCTTTGGATACAAGAATCAAATCATTCAAAGATATGCTAGCAGAAAAAGAT GTATCAGCATTCAGTACGTGGGAGAAAGAGTTGCATAAAATAGTATTCGACCCTCGCTATTTGTTGTTGACATCGAAGGAGAGGAAGCAagtctttgaaaaatatgtaaagGAGCGAGCTGAGGAGGAAAGACGAGAGaagcgaaataaaatgaaggaAAGGAAGGAACAATTTCAGAAGCTTCTCGAAGAAGCTACACTTCATGGAAA ATCATCGTTCAGTGATTTTGCTCAAAAACATGGCAAAGACGACCGTTTTAAAAATGTGGAGAAGATGCGCGAGCGCGAGAGTCTGTTCAACGAATATCTACTGGAAGTGCGAAAGCgggagaaggaggagaaaaCGGCTAAACGAGAACAG GTGAAAAAGGATTTTTTAACCATGTTGCGAGAGCACAAGGACATTGACAGACATTCTCATTGGAGTGATTGCAAGAAGAAATTAGAATCTGATTGGAGGTATAGACTGGTGGAATCTGCTACTGCTCGAGAGGACTGGTTTAGGGATTATATCCGTATACTGaaggaggaaagaaagaaagaaaaggaacgcGACAAGGATCATAAACACAGGGAGAAGGACCACCATAAATCTGAGAAGAAGGATAAAGACAGGAAAGACAACGACAAGTACAAAGACAAGTCCAAGGAAAAGGTTGATAAAGAAGTTAcaaaggagaaaaaacaaagaagaacAGAACTTAATCATGAGGAGAATGGTAAGGAAAAGCTCACCGTAGAGAAGGAAGCTGGGGAGGTTGAAGAGCCagaagagaagaaattgaaaagagaTAATGAC aaagaggaaaataatatTGCTTCCGATTCGGAAGAAGATCGCGAGAAACAGAAACGCGAACGAGAACGAAGGGCTGAAGCCAGTTTAAGGGAACGCGAACGGGAAGTACAACGTACTCTTGCTACTCACCTTCGTGATCGGGATAAGGAAAGGCAACATCATAGGCACGCGGAAGCTGTTCAGCACTTCAGTGCACTTCTTGCCGATTTG GTTCGGAATGGCGATCTTGCTTGGCGCGAGGCCAAGCGACAATTAAGGAAAGATCATAGATGGGATTTAGCGGAGAGTCtagaaagagaagagaaggagCGGTTATTCAATGAACATATTGAACAGCTCGGTCGTAAAAAGCGCGATAAATTCAGGGAGCTATTAGACGAAGTTGGAGCATCTACAGAGCTTACCACGTCCTGGAGAGATATTaagaaaactttgaaagaTGATCCCAGATATGTCAAGTTTTCTTCTAGTGATAGG
- the LOC124222456 gene encoding transcription elongation regulator 1 isoform X1, with amino-acid sequence MEVSSEQPAPTMEPAANTEQEATEEPTEETEEYNFDGDDYRPFIPRGRGGFRGRGRGAFDFPMRGGPPRFRGRGFGPRGPMFRGGNNGFPFEGPPRPNCPPGPGGPRFRGPPPFDPSWGPMGPPNLMGPPNMMGPPGMPPPHMMNGPLGAGPYGPPPGMGPPSMNQGAQVAGQQTQQQIHQSQTNIPGLDLNGEVWVETKTGDGKSYFYNIRTRETTWTKPEGPNVKVMAQDQLEQLVHGAAKQGTGSTTPTGTIQSQPAETRVTQSGEQVTGSSEAQSQAATSTPSSATTAPASEPTDTSVQPEISQTNASPSAVSALATNGTANMMQPPPNMLPMQHRMPTNQFGGPIPTPFGAAPFGMPPPGFQAFGNYGPPQTNWGMPQMPHGVMTPQTGVEDPAILAQIDPELVALALVWTEHRAPDGRMYYYNTKAGESVWEKPQPMKDFENAKLAIRQKADDIVPAGTQDVPIKLEKQEESSPETKENFKETENNKQKKDEVVPKESAKPQDKSRPISSTPVPGTPWCVVWTGDGRVFFYNPSSRISVWERPEDLVGRADVEKLIATPPDAVATPKNPHQSDSCESSDEEQPTPAKKPKQEEVVKVIPKEEEEKEGKKTIDIGKEAAIEAEVRAARERAIVPLDTRIKSFKDMLAEKDVSAFSTWEKELHKIVFDPRYLLLTSKERKQVFEKYVKERAEEERREKRNKMKERKEQFQKLLEEATLHGKSSFSDFAQKHGKDDRFKNVEKMRERESLFNEYLLEVRKREKEEKTAKREQVKKDFLTMLREHKDIDRHSHWSDCKKKLESDWRYRLVESATAREDWFRDYIRILKEERKKEKERDKDHKHREKDHHKSEKKDKDRKDNDKYKDKSKEKVDKEVTKEKKQRRTELNHEENGKEKLTVEKEAGEVEEPEEKKLKRDNDKEENNIASDSEEDREKQKRERERRAEASLREREREVQRTLATHLRDRDKERQHHRHAEAVQHFSALLADLVRNGDLAWREAKRQLRKDHRWDLAESLEREEKERLFNEHIEQLGRKKRDKFRELLDEVGASTELTTSWRDIKKTLKDDPRYVKFSSSDRKCEKEFKEYIKDKLVAAKADFRELLQETKLITDKTFKKIQENSACLTEIEEILRKDRRFLVLEAAAVERTRLLMGYLEELARRGPPPPPTASEPSRRPTTN; translated from the exons ATGGAAGTAAGCAGTGAACAACCCGCTCCAACTATGGAGCCTGCCGCTAATACAGAGCAGGAAGCCACCGAAGAACCTACAGAGGAAACAGAGGAGTACAATTTCGATGGTGACGACTACAGGCCTTTTATTCCGCGAGGCCGAGGAGGTTTTAG GGGTCGGGGTCGGGGAGCATTTGACTTTCCAATGAGAGGTGGGCCCCCTAGATTtagaggacgaggatttggcCCTCGTGGGCCAATGTTCAGAGGAGGAAACAATGGGTTCCCATTCGAAGGTCCACCACGTCCCAATTGTCCACCAGGCCCTGGAGGACCACGTTTTCGTGGCCCACCACCATTCGATCCAAGCTGGGGCCCTATGGGACCCCCTAATTTGATGGGGCCTCCCAACATGATGGGACCACCTGGAATG CCCCCTCCACACATGATGAACGGACCTCTTGGTGCTGGCCCGTATGGTCCACCGCCTGGAATGGGACCACCAAGCATGAAT CAGGGAGCACAAGTCGCCGGTCAGCAGACTCAACAGCAGATACATCAATCGCAAACAAACATTCCAGGATTAGACCTTAATGGTGAGGTATGGGTTGAGACGAAAACTGGGGACGGAAagtcatatttttataatataagaaCAAGAGAGACTACCTGGACCAAGCCTGAGGGACCAAATGTTAAAGTTATGGCGCAAGATCAG TTAGAGCAACTGGTACATGGCGCTGCTAAACAAGGTACTGGATCGACAACGCCAACAGGTACAATACAGTCTCAACCGGCTGAAACACGAGTAACACAGTCTGGCGAACAAGTAACTGGCAGCTCAGAAGCTCAGAGTCAAGCTGCTACCTCAACACCTTCTTCTGCAACTACCGCACCAGCCAGTGAACCAACCGACACAAGTGTACAGCCGGAAATAAGTCAGACAAATg CATCACCATCGGCTGTTAGTGCACTGGCGACTAATGGCACAGCAAACATGATGCAACCACCACCAAATATGCTGCCAATGCAACACAGAATGCCCACCAATCAGTTTGGAGGTCCTATACCCACTCCGTTTGGAGCAGCACCTTTTGGCATGCCTCCGCCAGGCTTCCAGGCGTTTGGAAATTATGGACCACCTCAAACAAATTggg GTATGCCACAAATGCCACATGGAGTTATGACTCCTCAGACTGGTGTTGAAGATCCCGCCATATTGGCACAGATAGACCCGGAGTTAGTGGCGTTAGCATTAGTTTGGACTGAACATCGTGCACCTGATGGCCGGATGTACTATTATAATACAAAAGCAGGCGAATCAGTTTGGGAAAAGCCCCAGCCAATGAAAGATTTTGAAA ATGCAAAACTTGCCATACGACAAAAAGCAGATGACATAGTACCTGCTGGAACTCAAGACGTGCCGATCAAACTTGAGAAACAAGAAGAGAGTAGCCCAGAGaccaaagaaaatttcaaggaAACTGAAAATAACAAACAGAAGAAAGATGAAGTTGTTCCCAAAGAATCAGCTAAACCACAAGATAAATCAAGGCCGATTTCTAGCACTCCCGTTCCTGGAACACCATG GTGCGTTGTGTGGACTGGAGACGGTCGCGTATTTTTCTATAATCCCTCTTCCCGAATATCAGTGTGGGAAAGGCCCGAGGATCTAGTTGGACGGGCAGACGTTGAGAAACTGATTGCCACTCCACCAGATGCTGTTGCTACACCCAAAAATCCACACCAATCAGATTCTTGCGAAAGCAGTGACGAGGAACAGCCAACACCAGCTAAAAAACCAAAACAAGAAGAAGTTGTTAAAG TCATCCctaaggaggaggaggaaaaggaaggaaagaaaactATTGACATAGGTAAGGAGGCTGCGATTGAAGCAGAAGTGAGGGCTGCTAGAGAGAGAGCCATTGTTCCTTTGGATACAAGAATCAAATCATTCAAAGATATGCTAGCAGAAAAAGAT GTATCAGCATTCAGTACGTGGGAGAAAGAGTTGCATAAAATAGTATTCGACCCTCGCTATTTGTTGTTGACATCGAAGGAGAGGAAGCAagtctttgaaaaatatgtaaagGAGCGAGCTGAGGAGGAAAGACGAGAGaagcgaaataaaatgaaggaAAGGAAGGAACAATTTCAGAAGCTTCTCGAAGAAGCTACACTTCATGGAAA ATCATCGTTCAGTGATTTTGCTCAAAAACATGGCAAAGACGACCGTTTTAAAAATGTGGAGAAGATGCGCGAGCGCGAGAGTCTGTTCAACGAATATCTACTGGAAGTGCGAAAGCgggagaaggaggagaaaaCGGCTAAACGAGAACAG GTGAAAAAGGATTTTTTAACCATGTTGCGAGAGCACAAGGACATTGACAGACATTCTCATTGGAGTGATTGCAAGAAGAAATTAGAATCTGATTGGAGGTATAGACTGGTGGAATCTGCTACTGCTCGAGAGGACTGGTTTAGGGATTATATCCGTATACTGaaggaggaaagaaagaaagaaaaggaacgcGACAAGGATCATAAACACAGGGAGAAGGACCACCATAAATCTGAGAAGAAGGATAAAGACAGGAAAGACAACGACAAGTACAAAGACAAGTCCAAGGAAAAGGTTGATAAAGAAGTTAcaaaggagaaaaaacaaagaagaacAGAACTTAATCATGAGGAGAATGGTAAGGAAAAGCTCACCGTAGAGAAGGAAGCTGGGGAGGTTGAAGAGCCagaagagaagaaattgaaaagagaTAATGAC aaagaggaaaataatatTGCTTCCGATTCGGAAGAAGATCGCGAGAAACAGAAACGCGAACGAGAACGAAGGGCTGAAGCCAGTTTAAGGGAACGCGAACGGGAAGTACAACGTACTCTTGCTACTCACCTTCGTGATCGGGATAAGGAAAGGCAACATCATAGGCACGCGGAAGCTGTTCAGCACTTCAGTGCACTTCTTGCCGATTTG GTTCGGAATGGCGATCTTGCTTGGCGCGAGGCCAAGCGACAATTAAGGAAAGATCATAGATGGGATTTAGCGGAGAGTCtagaaagagaagagaaggagCGGTTATTCAATGAACATATTGAACAGCTCGGTCGTAAAAAGCGCGATAAATTCAGGGAGCTATTAGACGAAGTTGGAGCATCTACAGAGCTTACCACGTCCTGGAGAGATATTaagaaaactttgaaagaTGATCCCAGATATGTCAAGTTTTCTTCTAGTGATAGG